Proteins from one Candidatus Binatota bacterium genomic window:
- a CDS encoding methylmalonyl-CoA mutase: MAIVRAVSEVGIKEDSELTSPSCGEAGASLLSGIGVHAEYTADDVDAPGEGPGEYPFTRGIHRDMYRGRTWTMRQFAGFGSARDTNRRFHYLLAQGQQGLSTAFDMPTLMGYDPDSPRSLGEVGREGVSVATIDDLDLLFEGIDLGAVTTSMTVNCTAPILLAMYVALADRRGIPRARLGGTLQNDMLKEFIAQKEWISPPAPSMRLVTDVIEFCSNELPRWNPVSISGYHIREAGATAVQELAFTLADGIGYVQAAVDRGLDPEVFGPRLSFFFNVHNDFLQEIAKIRAARRMWASIMRDRFGASSDRACLMRTHAQTSGVSLTAQQPLNNVARVALQALAAVLAGVQSLHTNSLDETLALPSEEAATVALRTQQIIAEETGVAATVDPFGGSYAMEAMTDAMESEANAIIERIDQAGGILAAVEAGYPQQEIAESAWKFQKAMERGEYVTVGVNAYSGESAGSPVETLDLGSEVEKNQVERVIATRASRDASRAASALAELGQAARSERNMMPPMVEAVDACCSIGEISDIFRCEFGVYSDPAWT, encoded by the coding sequence GTGGCTATAGTGCGCGCTGTTTCAGAGGTGGGTATTAAAGAAGACAGTGAGTTAACGAGTCCGTCCTGCGGCGAAGCTGGCGCGAGCCTGCTCTCGGGTATAGGGGTCCACGCCGAGTACACTGCTGACGACGTCGATGCGCCGGGCGAAGGTCCAGGCGAGTATCCGTTTACGCGCGGTATACACCGCGACATGTACCGTGGACGCACCTGGACCATGCGCCAGTTTGCTGGATTCGGTTCAGCCCGCGATACCAACCGACGTTTTCATTACCTGTTGGCCCAGGGACAGCAGGGACTTTCTACCGCTTTCGATATGCCCACCTTGATGGGCTACGACCCCGATTCTCCGCGTTCGCTGGGCGAGGTCGGCCGTGAGGGCGTTTCGGTGGCTACGATCGACGACCTGGATCTTCTGTTCGAGGGCATCGACCTGGGCGCTGTCACCACCTCGATGACGGTAAATTGTACGGCTCCGATACTGCTGGCGATGTACGTTGCCTTGGCCGATAGGCGTGGCATCCCGAGGGCCCGACTCGGTGGCACCCTGCAGAACGACATGCTCAAGGAATTCATTGCCCAGAAGGAGTGGATTTCTCCGCCCGCGCCTTCCATGCGACTGGTAACCGACGTGATCGAGTTCTGTTCGAACGAACTCCCTCGTTGGAACCCGGTGTCGATCTCGGGCTACCACATCAGGGAGGCCGGGGCGACGGCCGTGCAGGAGCTGGCATTTACCCTCGCCGACGGAATCGGTTACGTGCAGGCGGCCGTTGACAGGGGATTGGACCCCGAGGTTTTCGGCCCGCGCCTGTCCTTCTTTTTCAATGTCCACAATGACTTCCTGCAGGAGATAGCCAAGATCCGCGCGGCGCGACGCATGTGGGCTTCGATCATGCGTGACCGCTTTGGTGCCAGCAGCGACCGTGCCTGCCTCATGCGCACACACGCACAGACTTCGGGAGTTTCGCTCACCGCCCAGCAGCCGCTGAACAACGTCGCGCGCGTGGCCTTGCAGGCACTCGCCGCGGTACTGGCCGGAGTGCAATCGCTGCACACCAACTCGCTGGACGAAACCCTGGCCTTGCCCAGCGAGGAAGCCGCCACAGTGGCACTGCGTACCCAGCAGATCATAGCCGAGGAAACCGGCGTGGCGGCAACGGTAGATCCTTTTGGCGGTAGCTACGCAATGGAAGCCATGACCGACGCGATGGAAAGCGAGGCGAACGCGATAATAGAGCGCATAGACCAGGCCGGTGGAATCCTGGCCGCGGTAGAGGCCGGCTATCCACAACAGGAAATTGCTGAATCGGCCTGGAAATTTCAGAAAGCCATGGAACGGGGCGAGTATGTCACGGTGGGGGTCAACGCGTACTCCGGCGAATCAGCCGGATCGCCGGTAGAAACCCTGGACCTGGGCAGCGAAGTGGAAAAAAACCAGGTAGAGCGCGTGATCGCTACGCGGGCCTCTCGAGATGCTTCAAGGGCTGCTTCGGCACTGGCCGAGCTGGGCCAGGCTGCGCGTTCCGAGCGTAACATGATGCCCCCGATGGTCGAGGCAGTGGACGCGTGTTGTTCTATTGGGGAAATATCGGATATCTTCCGTTGCGAGTTCGGGGTCTACAGCGACCCCGCTTGGACCTGA
- a CDS encoding cobalamin B12-binding domain-containing protein — protein MAERRHRILVAKPGLDGHDRGAKIIARALRDGGFEVIYTGLHQTPEMIAETAVQEDVDGIGLSILSGAHMTLFPQLLKELEKRGAGEVVVFGGGIVPDSDIEELKKMGVKAVFTPGESTENIVEWVRANVADAA, from the coding sequence TTGGCAGAACGACGTCATCGCATACTTGTAGCCAAGCCCGGCCTGGACGGACACGACCGTGGGGCAAAGATAATCGCGCGAGCCCTTCGCGACGGGGGGTTCGAAGTCATTTACACGGGCTTGCACCAGACACCTGAAATGATCGCTGAGACCGCAGTGCAGGAAGACGTGGACGGCATAGGCTTGTCGATACTTTCGGGCGCTCACATGACCTTGTTCCCGCAGCTTCTCAAGGAACTCGAAAAACGCGGGGCGGGCGAAGTCGTTGTGTTCGGCGGGGGAATCGTCCCCGATTCGGATATCGAAGAATTGAAGAAAATGGGCGTCAAGGCCGTGTTCACACCGGGTGAGAGCACGGAGAACATAGTCGAATGGGTACGGGCCAACGTGGCCGACGCCGCTTAG
- a CDS encoding acetyl-CoA C-acetyltransferase, translating to MSRTVIVSAARTAIGTFGGALANTSATDLGGLACAEALKRAGVDAGAVDEVILGNVLAAGLGLNPARVAALNSGIPREVPSFGVNKACGSGLKAVHLAAQSIACGDAEVVVAGGMENMTLTPYMLPKARFGYRLQNGAVVDSMINDGLTCPITNVHMGITAENVAEKYGISREAQDEFAAASQNKAGKAQSSGAFDDEIFGVELVQKKGEPIVFDKDEHPRPETTAESLGRLRAAFKPDGGTVTAGNASGINDGAAALVVMSEERAKADGLEPLAVIRSAASAGVDPAIMGMGPWPASEKALEKAGLAVGDIGLWELNEAFAAQSLGVLAELKIDAELVNVNGGAVALGHPIGASGARVLVTLLHAMKNRDVALGLASLCIGGGQGIAMIVERV from the coding sequence GTGTCGAGAACAGTTATCGTCAGCGCGGCGCGTACCGCGATAGGAACTTTTGGTGGAGCATTGGCTAATACCAGTGCCACTGACCTGGGTGGGCTTGCCTGCGCCGAGGCCCTGAAAAGGGCCGGTGTAGATGCCGGCGCCGTTGACGAGGTAATACTCGGCAACGTACTCGCAGCCGGGCTGGGGCTCAACCCCGCCAGGGTCGCCGCGCTCAACTCGGGCATTCCCCGGGAGGTCCCCAGCTTCGGGGTCAACAAGGCTTGTGGTTCGGGCCTCAAGGCCGTGCACCTGGCCGCGCAGTCGATCGCCTGTGGTGATGCCGAGGTGGTTGTAGCCGGTGGCATGGAAAACATGACGCTGACTCCCTATATGCTTCCCAAGGCACGCTTCGGCTATAGGCTGCAGAACGGGGCGGTCGTGGATTCGATGATCAACGACGGGCTCACCTGCCCGATAACTAATGTTCACATGGGTATCACGGCCGAGAACGTCGCCGAGAAATACGGTATTTCGCGTGAGGCCCAGGACGAGTTTGCCGCGGCCAGCCAGAATAAAGCGGGAAAGGCCCAGTCATCGGGTGCTTTTGACGACGAGATATTCGGTGTGGAGCTGGTGCAGAAGAAAGGCGAGCCGATAGTCTTTGACAAGGATGAGCACCCGCGGCCTGAGACCACTGCTGAATCCCTGGGTCGCCTGCGAGCGGCCTTCAAGCCCGACGGGGGTACGGTGACGGCGGGTAACGCGTCGGGTATCAACGACGGAGCGGCGGCGCTGGTCGTCATGTCCGAAGAACGCGCCAAGGCCGATGGGTTGGAGCCGCTGGCGGTCATACGTTCAGCAGCCTCGGCGGGCGTGGATCCGGCCATCATGGGCATGGGGCCCTGGCCCGCCAGCGAGAAGGCGCTCGAAAAAGCCGGCCTCGCCGTTGGCGATATCGGCCTGTGGGAGCTCAACGAGGCTTTCGCGGCCCAGTCGTTGGGAGTTCTGGCCGAGCTCAAGATCGACGCCGAGCTGGTCAACGTCAACGGTGGAGCGGTGGCGCTGGGACATCCCATCGGGGCCAGCGGGGCGAGGGTGCTCGTGACCCTGCTGCACGCCATGAAGAACAGGGATGTCGCGCTTGGGCTGGCCTCGTTGTGTATTGGCGGTGGACAGGGCATCGCCATGATAGTTGAGCGGGTCTGA
- a CDS encoding HAD-IB family hydrolase yields MSGSDKQPGPPSKAVAFFDVDGTLLVSQSATLFIRYLWREGLIGVVDLVRMGWGYVTYRFGFFNLTLAADFASNLLRGLEETDIIKRCQAWYQDDVRQHYNQAVLARLKWHQQRGHRVVLLSGASTYLCGLVSDDIDADDYIANEFEISDGVFTGKAKRPFCYGEGKLTRARQWADEEGVNLADCYYYGDSIGDLPVLSEVAHPCVVNPDPRLRVEARRRGWQAIDDSTRCLPTQ; encoded by the coding sequence TTGAGCGGGTCTGACAAACAGCCCGGCCCGCCCTCGAAGGCGGTAGCCTTTTTTGACGTGGACGGGACACTGCTGGTGTCCCAGTCGGCGACTCTCTTTATTCGTTATCTCTGGCGGGAGGGCCTGATCGGGGTTGTCGATCTCGTCCGCATGGGCTGGGGATATGTGACCTACAGGTTCGGTTTCTTCAACCTGACCCTCGCGGCTGATTTTGCTTCCAACCTGCTGCGCGGTCTCGAAGAAACCGACATCATCAAGAGGTGCCAGGCTTGGTACCAGGACGATGTTCGACAGCATTACAACCAGGCGGTGTTGGCTCGACTCAAGTGGCACCAACAGCGGGGTCATAGGGTCGTGTTACTATCGGGTGCGAGCACCTACCTGTGCGGCCTCGTGAGTGACGATATCGACGCCGACGACTACATAGCCAACGAGTTCGAGATAAGCGACGGTGTATTTACCGGGAAGGCCAAGCGCCCGTTCTGTTACGGTGAAGGCAAGCTGACGCGTGCCCGGCAGTGGGCCGACGAAGAGGGTGTAAACCTGGCGGACTGTTATTACTACGGTGACTCGATAGGGGATCTGCCGGTATTGAGCGAAGTGGCGCATCCCTGCGTCGTCAACCCCGACCCCAGGCTCAGGGTCGAAGCTCGCCGCCGGGGCTGGCAGGCCATCGACGACAGCACCCGCTGTCTACCCACCCAGTGA